CTTGAACCAGAACGTCAGGAAGGTGCCGGTCAGGATCAGGATGATGAAGCTGTAGAGCGCGATCTCGCCCAGCATGAAGGACCAGTGGTCCGGGAAGATCTTCCGCAGGTTCTTCTTGCCGATCTTCGCGATGCCGAGGCGATCGTCGACCCACTTGACCGGTCCAGGGAACTCTGTGTTTGTTGACACTGTTGTCACCCTCGTTCGAAGAAGCTCGGGCCGACCGGCTCGTGGAAGCCGCTCTGCGCAACCAGGTAGCCCTCGCTGTCCACTGCCAACGGTAGCTGAGGCAGCGGGCGGGCAGCGGGGCCGAAGACGACCTTGGCGCTGTCGGCCAGGTCGAAGGTCGACTGGTGGCACGGGCAGAGCACGTGGTGCGTGGTCTGCTCGTACAGCGAGATCGGGCATCCGACGTGGGTGCAGATCTTCGAGTAGCACAGGATGCCGTCGATGCCCCAGTTCTCCCGGCCCGGCTTGGTGCGGATCTCGCTCGGCTTGATCCGGACCACGATCACCGCGGCCTTCGCCTTGGCGTTCTGGTACTCCGACGAGTTTTCCTCCTGCAGCGGGGCCAGGTTGGCCGGCGCCGCGTTGACCAGCTGGCCGACGACCAGGTCGGACGGCTTGATCGGGCGGTCGGTGACGTCGTTGACGACCCGGATGCCCTTCGCCCAGATCGTGTTGTAGAGCGCCCGGCCCGGCAGCGGACCGAGGTCGCGGAGCAGGATGACCGCCGGCAGACCGAGGACGCCGAGCGCGCCGATCAGCGAGTTGCGGATCATCTTGCGCCGGCCGAAGCCGGACTCCTCCGCACCTTCCTTGAAGGCCTCGGTGATCTCTGCGATCTGCTGCGGCGACGAGTGCGCGGCGTGGCGCTCCTCGGAGATCTCCTCGTCCACCATCAGCTTCTTGGCCCACTGGATCGCGCCGGCCCCGATCAGGAACAGCGCGAGGCCGATGCACAGGCCGATGACCATGTTGTTCGCGTTGCCGGACAGCGGGCCGAACTCGAGGATCGAGT
This Kribbella sp. NBC_00482 DNA region includes the following protein-coding sequences:
- the qcrA gene encoding cytochrome bc1 complex Rieske iron-sulfur subunit, which encodes MSNDNLPVKPEDEHGTVEVAEPIPDPGLEPHEPRITDIDPKAADRAERQVSGMFGLATLLVVGSCVAYFAIPRDSILEFGPLSGNANNMVIGLCIGLALFLIGAGAIQWAKKLMVDEEISEERHAAHSSPQQIAEITEAFKEGAEESGFGRRKMIRNSLIGALGVLGLPAVILLRDLGPLPGRALYNTIWAKGIRVVNDVTDRPIKPSDLVVGQLVNAAPANLAPLQEENSSEYQNAKAKAAVIVVRIKPSEIRTKPGRENWGIDGILCYSKICTHVGCPISLYEQTTHHVLCPCHQSTFDLADSAKVVFGPAARPLPQLPLAVDSEGYLVAQSGFHEPVGPSFFERG